A single region of the Lotus japonicus ecotype B-129 chromosome 4, LjGifu_v1.2 genome encodes:
- the LOC130713344 gene encoding VQ motif-containing protein 1-like: MSSEWRSGGPKIVHIETRYVETDALNFRDVVQRLTGKNSSMTWVGNESSSLEAAGSDNKGETAQGGGCARSVVDTPADGVNNSLVSSMVLKNMISFKDFDALLSDSPSMEELLCW; encoded by the coding sequence ATGTCAAGTGAATGGCGTAGTGGAGGTCCAAAGATAGTGCATATCGAAACACGGTACGTGGAGACCGACGCTCTCAACTTCAGAGACGTGGTTCAGCGCCTAACGGGGAAGAACTCATCCATGACTTGGGTTGGGAATGAAAGCTCTTCCTTGGAAGCTGCAGGTTCAGATAATAAAGGAGAAACTGCACAAGGTGGTGGTTGTGCCAGATCAGTGGTAGATACCCCCGCTGATGGTGTAAATAATAGTCTTGTATCTTCCATGGTTCTAAAGAACATGATCTCCTTTAAGGATTTTGATGCATTGTTGTCCGATTCTCCTTCTATGGAGGAGCTTCTGTGTTGGTAG